The genomic DNA CAACGTGTCGGTGCTCAATCCAGCGAAGGCCTTGgtgaagctcctggaggatgaggccatcccgctAGAGGACCTAgggacgagttagctgtattGGGCCCAGATgcccaaaaatatgtaaatatgttaaGTGATTtcgaacttgcttttgcaatgGCCACAAAGGTCTTTGtgtaatttttcaaaaaaagttttcgatccttTTTCTGTTTTCTGGGTTTAGAAAGATTAGAGCACGAGTTAGACGCGTCAGGAAGCGCCGATGAGCAAAGGCACCGTAGGCActggggcgtaggtttctcgcggtccgatcagtcttgcccgAGTGTCATTCGCgcactcttttcttttcacaCCCAAATGTTTTGGAAGAGGGTTGGTTTGgaaaaatggtgttttgagaagacgcCAAGTGTCTTGGGCTAGGGCCCTTGATAGCCctcgagggatatgcgaccctggggcaGCGCCAGGGGCGGATCTCCCTAAGCTTTGGACGAAACTCTAGCGAAGGCAACTCAAAACCGCCCCTTTTTCACGAACTAAAAGATAacagaagtatgtatgtacaaacttggaaacaatagcTAAGGGTAGAAACGTCTTAGCTGCtcgatgttccaagcgttggtgaAGACCTGCCCGTCGGGGGTTGCTAGCTTGTATGTGCCCGGGCGTAGTACTTGCACgatgatgaagggaccttcccatggaggggtcagcttgtgccgacctctGTTGTCTTGTACGAGGTGAAGCACCAGGTTGCCGACATTGAAGGCTCGACCCCGCACCTTACGATTGTGATACTGCCGCAAagcttgctggtacttggccatGTGCAGCAAGGCCATGTCGCGCGCTTCGTCGAGTTGGTTTTGCGCGTCCTCGAGAGATGCTTGGTTCCCTCGTTCATCGTACGCCCTGACCCTTAGTGAcccgtactccaggtcggtggggaggattgcctcggaccctagaccatgaagaacggggtgaagccagttgtCCTGCTGGGAGTCGTCGTCAAGCTCCATAGGACCacggggagctccgcaacccatcggCAGCCGAACTTGTTGAGGCGGTCAAAGATccatggcttgagaccctggagtatcatgccgttggctcgctcaaCCTGTCCGTTCATGCGGGGATGCGctacggccgaccagtccactcggatgtggtgatcatcgcagaacttgaggaatttcttcccggtgaactgcgtgccgttatccgtgatgatggagttggggactccaaAACGATGGATGATGCTGGTGAAGAActgcaccgcctgctcggacttgatctgtGCGACCGGTCGAGCCTCGATCCACTTCGAGAACTTGTTGACGACGACGAGTTGGTAGGTGAAGCCCctgggcgctttcttgaagggccctacgaggtccagaccccagaccacgaagggccacgtgatggggatggtctggagtgcctAGGCGGGTAGATGGGTTTGTCGCGCGAAGAACTtgcacccttcgcaggtgcgcACTACGCGGGTGGCATCGGCTACCGctgtcggccagtagaagccctgtaGGAAGGCATCTCCATCAAGGGTTCTTGGTGCAGCGtgatggccgcaggctccggcgtggatgtcctggagtAACGCCTTTCCCTGCTTGATCGGGATAAAGCATTGCAGGATGCCGGTATGGCTctgcttgtagagctcctggtcgatgacgatgaaggatttggcacgGTGGGCAATCCTTTGCACCTCGGTCTTTTTCGTCGGGAGCGACTCGCGGATGAGGTAATccaggtacggggctctccagtcaggtgGGGTTGGGTCCATCTGCTGGATTCGTGTCAATttccatgacctcggggtcaGAGGGATTAGCCTCCAAGTCCAGGATAGGTGGCGTGTTGCCAACCTCTCCCGGGTCGGCTCCCGAGTCCGAGACAGATGGCGCGTTGCCAGCCTCTCCTGGCTCCTTGTAGCGGATCGAGGGCTTGTACTAGTCGCTAAtaaagacgccgtcggggactgGCTTTCGGCCGAACGCCGCCTTTGCCAGCTCGTCGGCTACCTCGTTGAAGCGTCTTGTGACGTGATTGAGTTCCAGACCATcaaacttgtcttcgagcttgcggaCTTTGTTGTAGTACGCCGCCATCTTGGGatcatggcagctccactccttcatgacttgctcgacgactagctgagagtcaccCTGGATGTCCAGCCGCTAGATGCctagctcgatggcgatgcgaagcccattgaggagAGCCTCATACTCAGTGACATTGTTAGATGCGGGAAAATGGAGgcagatcatgtacctcatgcgtaCGCCGAGGggagagacgaagaccagacccgctccggcgcgagctttcatcagcgacccgtcgaagtacatcgtccagtactcctacttctctggtgctgatggcgtctggatctccgtccactctgcgacAAAGTCAGCGAGTACCTAGGACTTGATGGATGTCCGAGGGACGTAGGTGATGCCttggtccataagctcaagcgcccacttcatGATCCGCC from Setaria italica strain Yugu1 chromosome VII, Setaria_italica_v2.0, whole genome shotgun sequence includes the following:
- the LOC105914729 gene encoding uncharacterized protein LOC105914729, giving the protein MDPTPPDWRAPYLDYLIRESLPTKKTEVQRIAHRAKSFIVIDQELYKQSHTGILQCFIPIKQGKALLQDIHAGACGHHAAPRTLDGDAFLQGFYWPTAVADATRVVRTCEGCKFFARQTHLPA